From a single Larimichthys crocea isolate SSNF chromosome XIII, L_crocea_2.0, whole genome shotgun sequence genomic region:
- the LOC104940585 gene encoding peptidyl-prolyl cis-trans isomerase FKBP14: MLLSVLSWLCSSSLLLLLSVSGGKLPEAEVKIEVLHRPFLCHRKSKYGDILLVHQEGYFENGTMFHTSRTEGDKNAMWFTLGIREVIKGWDKGLQDMCAGEKRKLVIPPALAYGKEGKGKIPPESTLTFVIEVLEIRNGPRSHESFQEMDLNDDWRLSKQEVKEYLRKEFERHGYPPNDTLHENMVADIFAKEDENKDGFISSREFTYKHDEL; the protein is encoded by the exons ATGCTGCTGAGTGTGCTGAGCtggctctgctcctcctctctgctgctgctgctgtctgtcagcgGGGGGAAGCTGCCCGAAGCTGAGGTGAAGATAGAAGTTCTGCACAGACCTTTTCTCTGTCATCGAAAATCAAAGTATGGAGATATCCTGCTGGTGCATCAAGAAGGGTACTTTGAGAATGGGACCATGTTTCATACCAG TCGAACTGAAGGTGACAAGAATGCAATGTGGTTTACGCTGGGCATCAGAGAAGTGATCAAAGGCTGGGACAAAGGCCTGCAGGACATGTGTgctggagagaagaggaaactgGTCATACCTCCAGCCTTGGCCTAtggaaaggaagggaaag GTAAGATCCCACCTGAGAGCACACTGACCTTTGTTATCGAGGTGCTTGAGATCAGAAACGGGCCGAGGTCACATGAGTCGTTCCAGGAGATGGACCTTAATGACGACTGGAGGCTCTCCAAGCAAGAG GTGAAAGAATACCTGAGGAAAGAGTTTGAGCGCCATGGCTACCCTCCCAACGACACTCTACACGAGAACATGGTGGCGGATATCTTTGCCAAAGAGGATGAGAACAAAGATGGCTTCATATCCTCCAGAGAGTTTACTTACAAACACGATGAACTTTAA